One genomic segment of Brachyhypopomus gauderio isolate BG-103 chromosome 19, BGAUD_0.2, whole genome shotgun sequence includes these proteins:
- the tecrl2b gene encoding trans-2,3-enoyl-CoA reductase-like 2b produces the protein MPQSNMGCLDLKDLFTVAQFIKTRCSHGLIAGDPKNNKNYVFFEVEILDPKSKTQLCFLDKVEPNATVGEIKTQLHKLYPKWYPARQALKLHPEGKALSDDDVLEELPVGTTATMFLQDLGPQLGWTMVFLAECIGPLFIYLLFFCRLPYIYSHEFDYTRSSHAVVKLACVCYILHYIKRLVETIFVHRFSHGTLPLQTIILNCVYYWGFTAWKAYYINHPLYTPPTYGRLQIYSALLAFLICEGGNFSINLALNRISCNGLRPMEIPYPTKNPFTWLFFFVSCPNYTYEVGSWISFSVMTQCVPVAVFTCIGFIQMTIWARGKHKTYVKEFKDYPELRGAIIPLFL, from the exons ATGCCACAGAGTAACATGGGGTGTTTGGACCTAAAAGATCTCTTTACTGTTGCGCAATTCATCAAAACCAGGTGTAGTCACGGTCTGATAGCTGGGGATCCTAAGAACAACAAGAATTATGTTTTTTTCGAGGTGGAGATATTGGACCCCAAGAGCAAGACACAGCTCTGCTTTCTGGACAAG GTCGAACCCAACGCCACAGTGGGAGAAATCAAGACTCAGCTGCATAAGTTAT ATCCTAAATGGTATCCAGCAAGACAAGCTTTGAAGCTGCACCCTG AGGGGAAGGCCCTCAGCGATGACGATGTCCTGGAAGAGCTACCAGTGGGGACGACCGCTACCATGTTTCTGCAGGATCTTGGTCCACAATTAGGCTGGACGATG GTGTTTTTGGCAGAATGCATTGGACCACTCTTCATCTACCTGCTCTTCTTCTGTCGACTTCCGTACATCTACAGCCACGAGTTCGACTACACAAGAAGCTCACATGCTGTAGTTAA gcttgcgtgcgtgtgttacATTCTACATTACATCAAGCGGCTTGTAGAGACAATATTTGTCCATCGTTTTTCACATGGAACGCTACCACTACAAACCATCATACTG AACTGCGTGTATTACTGGGGGTTCACAGCGTGGAAGGCGTACTACATcaaccacccactctacacaccGCCAA CATATGGAAGACTTCAGATCTACTCAGCACTGCTTGCATTTCTG ATCTGTGAGGGTGGGAACTTCTCCATTAATTTGGCTCTCAATCGAATCAGCTGCAATG GTTTAAGGCCCATGGAGATCCCTTACCCCACGAAGAACCCTTTCACCTGGCTATTCTTCTTCGTCTCCTGCCCAAACTACACCTATGAG GTTGGCTCCTGGATCAGTTTCTCAGTAATGACCCAGTGTGTTCCAG TTGCTGTGTTTACATGTATAGGTTTCATACAGATGACCATCTGGGCCCGAGGAAAGCACAAAACCTATGTGAAGGAGTTTAAGGACTATCCTGAGCTTCGAGGTGCCATCATTCCACTCTTCCTGTAA